The following coding sequences lie in one Halorussus vallis genomic window:
- the rdfA gene encoding rod-determining factor RdfA, translating into MARPADDAPTTKVGRLLERYGLGEEFGDRLEAAWLGESVERKSLRDLADEFNRELLGVAMAEAGMSSLDGEVENIYRLLTDEEVSSGMRTDARRRLDRNGVDVESLERDFVSYQAVRSYLKGVRQAEYDDSADEDRVEKVAESVRRLQSRTVSVAEGNLDQLRNAGDLTLGDSRVLVDLTVLCEDCGDQYSYDELLERGGCDCER; encoded by the coding sequence ATGGCGCGGCCAGCCGACGATGCTCCAACGACGAAGGTCGGACGGCTCCTCGAACGCTACGGACTCGGCGAGGAGTTCGGCGACCGACTGGAGGCCGCGTGGCTCGGCGAAAGCGTCGAGCGAAAGAGCCTGCGCGACCTGGCCGACGAGTTCAACCGCGAACTGCTCGGGGTGGCGATGGCGGAGGCGGGAATGTCGTCGCTCGACGGCGAGGTCGAGAACATCTACCGGTTGCTGACCGACGAGGAGGTCTCCAGCGGGATGCGGACCGACGCCCGGCGGCGACTCGACCGCAACGGCGTCGACGTCGAGTCCCTGGAGCGGGACTTCGTCTCCTACCAGGCGGTTCGGTCGTACCTGAAGGGCGTCCGGCAGGCGGAGTACGACGACTCGGCCGACGAGGACCGGGTCGAGAAGGTGGCGGAGAGCGTCCGGCGGTTGCAGTCCCGGACCGTCTCGGTCGCGGAAGGCAACCTCGACCAGTTGCGGAACGCCGGCGACCTCACGCTCGGTGACAGCCGCGTCCTCGTCGACCTCACCGTGCTCTGCGAGGATTGCGGCGACCAGTACTCCTACGACGAACTCCTCGAACGAGGCGGCTGCGACTGCGAGCGCTAG